The genome window CCCCATAATGACTGGTGGTATGCACACAAAGGAATTAGAATTAATATGTTTTTTAATGCATTTCTTTCATGCTTATTACAGCAGGCAGGGTCATTTTAGTGCTAAAATAAAGCCATAGAAATGTGACCATGTCATAGTAATCAATGACGATGACAACTGCAAATGGCACACTTAAATGTATAAGTGTGCCATTTGCAGTCGTCATCATCATATGTTAACTTTAAAGAAAAAATTCTTTATGCACGGTGTACATCATTTACTGGTCAGTTTCTAACAGAATATATTCCAAGTGGGCAAACTCATCTCCATACACTCTATAGGTTACAATGAGTTATGACAGGGCATGCAACCTGGATTGCAATgttacaaaaatgtaaatttaACAACGCAAGAAGAGAAACTAAACAGGGCAGCCGAAGGTTGTGATCTGGTTGATGAACTCATCAATGCCCAGACAGACTTCTCGGTAGTTTCTGGATGTGCACTCTTGTTGTGAGGGCCAGTACTCTATCCATGTCTGTTCACCTAGGACATACTTGTACTCCAACGGTCCTTCATCCTTCACTTTGTGCAGGTCTTCAGACTTCCCCATAATCATGTATGTTTTCCCCTGCATTAGACCCAGAGCTTCTCTACAGTAAGACAGTCCCATGAAGTCACGATTCTTCCCCTCCACTCCCTCGTCAGTACCTGGCTTGATGACCGAATCGATCTTCATGGtgtaagtgtctgtgtgtgtcgtcaGCTTCGAGTCCACCACCGTAGCTTTGTAAACGTAATCCAGTCCCGCGCCGCATGCTTTGTCTATGCGGTTGACATCTGGCTCGCCTTTCTTCTGCATACTGCAGCTCTCTTCCGCACACGTGCACACGTCTCCAAGACACAGTCTGCTCAGAGTACCGCCCTCCCTCTGTGGGTGGTAGAACTTCACACAGTGCTTCTGGTTGTAGTATTCATATACAGAGACGGCAGCTGGCTGTAGAACTCCCACTTCCTGTACTCTGTGGATCTTAAAGGATATTCTGTCTTCTAACTTATGGGATACCTTGTCCAGATATAGGATGAGAGATCCTCTTTCAGATAGAACTTTGTCCATCTCAAACTTCTCTATGTAGCGCTCCCTCCCCGTGGACAACCTTTTCAGATCGTCTGTGTCTACAATGAAGCCGGTCAGCAAGCCGATGTCCAGAATAGACATGGTTGCATCTCTCTCTGAGTTCCGATACAACACCTCAATAGTGAGCATAAATGACTCCTTGGCGTCCTCGTGACTTGTTTTGTCCATCTTAGTGAGGGTGACAGAGAGGTCAAAGCTTTCACAGTCACTGTCCTTTTCCTCTGGCAGGGCATAGTACAGTGTCACCACCGACAAGGTCGCCTCACCATTTCCTAAGGCTTTTACAGTCAAGTCCTTGTCTATGGACTTGACCTTGTCTGTACGAGTGTGGAACTGGTTCTTGTTGTTGATGGACCACTTGGTGACTGATGCCCTGCCTGCCACCTCTAGGTTGATGCTCAAGTCAAAGTCTTTCAGGTCCTTCACGTGGCTCCAATATTCAGCCACAGCCTGGAACACCATGATGGTGGACTGTGTGGATCCATATCCCCCTCCCACCTTCTTCTGCTTGTTGAGCCACCTGACTATGGGGCCGGCCTCTTCGAAGGCCTTCTCCTTGACCAGGGCAAGCAGGGCGTACGACGTGGCCTCCAGCGTGTACTGGTAACCACCAGGGACTGGCCAGTGGTCCAGCTGTGGAGAGGCGAACTTCAATAAGGTCTCCTTGTTGAGTTTCTTCGCATTGGCCAGAGCATAGGAGGTCATAGCTACAGCATAAGGGTTAGTCAGGTGGGGCAGACGCTTTTCGAGGTACGCTACTGCCTTAGCCACACTGCCTGGTAGGCTGTTGACAGACTGCTCACAAAGTGAGCTTGCTTCCTGCATGGCGATGAGAACAAAAGCTGTCATGGAGGCGTCATTGTCTGATCCCCTCACGTTACCCGTCATCTCTGCGTGAATGACAGGAGCAAACTCATTGAAGATTCCATCTGGCTGTTGTGTGTTCAGGATCAGCCACTTGACAGCAGAACAGAGCACGTTATCCTGAACACTGATCAATGTACTGGACATGGCAAACACCTTCACCACGTATGCTGTCAGCCAGGTGCTGCTCTGTCTGCTGACCCAGGCAGCGTAGGAGCCATCTTCTTTACGGTAGGCCAGCTCACGTTGGTAACCAATATTGATGTACTTGATGGCTGTGTTCCGTTTGTCCAGGCCAATATCCTCCCACTTTTTGGTGTTGTCCAAGTAGTGTGTAGCAATGAGAGGCAGGGTCATGTAGATCATGTTCTGTTCCCCACACCCGACTGGCTGAACTATCAGACTGCCCAGAGAGTCTCCACTGATGGCCTGCTCCACCAGCACACTGGTCTGCTCTCCACCTGTCACACTGATCAGTGTGTCAGCATCAGAGTTTGGCACCTGGTTTCGGGGCACTCCACTGGGTATGTGTGACGTCTGCTCACCACCATGTTTAGCCGGGTTCAGGAGTACGTTGGTTTCCTTCTTGACCAGCACTCCCTCAGCCACAACGCGCAGATCCCTCTTCACCCCGTCATTGCTGCCAGAGTTTTTCACAGATGCCTTGACCTCAATGGAGTGCATGCCCAGCTTCATAGGGATGATGACATAGGGGACAACCCGGGTGGACATGGCGTCCATGTTCACTTCCTGCCTGTACTTACCCTTCTTGCTTGCCGAACTGCACACCTCACCGTTCTCCATCAGCTCCACACGCACAATGATGGGGTCGTCGCTGTAGTTGTGGAGGATTGCTTTGACCTCCAGCTGTTCGTTGCGGACGGCTGAGTAGGGCAGCTTGAGGTCGATGAAGAACTCCTTTAGAACTATCATCTCAAACGGATCTGCCACACAGATGCCATGAGTTTTAGACAGGCTGATGGCTGTTATTTCCCAGGTGGTGATGGAATCCTTTAGGAAGTTGTTCCTAAGTAAAGATGTGGACTCACAGTGCTTTTCTTTGTCAGGGCATTCAGGAAGATTGGTGTCCTCCCACATCCAGCTCTCAGGGAACTGACTACGAGACACAATGTCTTCAGACCGCATGTacgcatcatcatcatcctcctcactGCGTGAGAGCAGCAGTGCATCCTGTTTGGATTCTATCTTCTTGGAGGCCATCTCAGTGCAGCAGACAAGGAAGGCTTGGACGCAGACGTCCCCatctgtgatgtactgggcccgtCTGTCACAGGTATATCCCATGGTGTTGTCCCTCATCCCGGCCA of Salvelinus alpinus chromosome 4, SLU_Salpinus.1, whole genome shotgun sequence contains these proteins:
- the LOC139573879 gene encoding complement C3; its protein translation is MWVGKLLCLAALAVSLSLPTLSDGAALQVLSAPNLLRVGSNENIFVESQDHTGGPLNVKIMVKNHPTQSKELVSKLVVLDQANNFQAMTQLVIPEGDHFVDDPKQKQYVVLQAQFPDRLLEKVVLVSFQSGYIFIQTDKTIYTPASTVYYRVFSMTPGLEPLTREIFEDKEVAKNKEIAVSVEIMTPENITIFREIVNPDKGVKSGQFNLPDIVSFGTWHVVTRFQSTPQKTFSSDFEVKEYVLPSFEVSLNPAKAFFYVDDKDLTVDITAKYLYGKEVTGTGYVVFGVITTDNEKKSFPASLQRVEIKEGKGVACLKKEHITQTFAKIHDLVKQSIFVSVSVLTEGGGEMVEAEKRGIQIVTSPYTILFKRTPKYFKPGMPFDVSVYITNPDNSPASGVEIEVTPDNAKGVTRANGFAKISLNTVASARELAITVKTKDPAILPNRQAEATMKALPYRTSTGNFLHVGVDSNELKIGDPIKINLNLGPTPIQIHDLTYMFLSRGQLVKVGRFKRLGNALVTLSVPVSKEMLPSFRIVAYYHVGAADLVADSVWVDIKVSCMGSLKVTSTRHKASYEPRKAFSLTITGDPGAKVGLVAVDKGVYVLNSKHRLTQAKIWDTIEKHDTGCTAGGGADNMGVFYDAGLIFETNNAKGTGIRTDPSCPVSSRRRRAVTISDVITSMASKYNGLAKECCVAGMRDNTMGYTCDRRAQYITDGDVCVQAFLVCCTEMASKKIESKQDALLLSRSEEDDDDAYMRSEDIVSRSQFPESWMWEDTNLPECPDKEKHCESTSLLRNNFLKDSITTWEITAISLSKTHGICVADPFEMIVLKEFFIDLKLPYSAVRNEQLEVKAILHNYSDDPIIVRVELMENGEVCSSASKKGKYRQEVNMDAMSTRVVPYVIIPMKLGMHSIEVKASVKNSGSNDGVKRDLRVVAEGVLVKKETNVLLNPAKHGGEQTSHIPSGVPRNQVPNSDADTLISVTGGEQTSVLVEQAISGDSLGSLIVQPVGCGEQNMIYMTLPLIATHYLDNTKKWEDIGLDKRNTAIKYINIGYQRELAYRKEDGSYAAWVSRQSSTWLTAYVVKVFAMSSTLISVQDNVLCSAVKWLILNTQQPDGIFNEFAPVIHAEMTGNVRGSDNDASMTAFVLIAMQEASSLCEQSVNSLPGSVAKAVAYLEKRLPHLTNPYAVAMTSYALANAKKLNKETLLKFASPQLDHWPVPGGYQYTLEATSYALLALVKEKAFEEAGPIVRWLNKQKKVGGGYGSTQSTIMVFQAVAEYWSHVKDLKDFDLSINLEVAGRASVTKWSINNKNQFHTRTDKVKSIDKDLTVKALGNGEATLSVVTLYYALPEEKDSDCESFDLSVTLTKMDKTSHEDAKESFMLTIEVLYRNSERDATMSILDIGLLTGFIVDTDDLKRLSTGRERYIEKFEMDKVLSERGSLILYLDKVSHKLEDRISFKIHRVQEVGVLQPAAVSVYEYYNQKHCVKFYHPQREGGTLSRLCLGDVCTCAEESCSMQKKGEPDVNRIDKACGAGLDYVYKATVVDSKLTTHTDTYTMKIDSVIKPGTDEGVEGKNRDFMGLSYCREALGLMQGKTYMIMGKSEDLHKVKDEGPLEYKYVLGEQTWIEYWPSQQECTSRNYREVCLGIDEFINQITTFGCPV